A genomic segment from Campylobacter sp. MG1 encodes:
- a CDS encoding ABC transporter ATP-binding protein encodes MIRLENITKYFVLNNKKKHYIFKDLNFTFPDNCSIGLMGKNGAGKSTMLRILGGLDIPNRGKVIIDKSISWPVGFAGGFQGSLSARDNIKFIARIYGYSGEALKEKIEYVKEFAELGDYFDEPIRSYSSGMKSRISFGLSMAFDFDYYLIDEAGAVGDKSFKQKSRKVYEEKLSKSKVIMVSHDINEIKTWCDKIVFLDNGIATIYDDVDEGINKYKESC; translated from the coding sequence ATGATTAGACTTGAAAATATCACAAAATACTTTGTATTAAACAACAAAAAAAAGCATTATATTTTTAAGGATTTAAATTTTACTTTTCCTGATAATTGCTCAATCGGTCTAATGGGAAAAAATGGTGCAGGAAAATCTACAATGCTAAGAATTTTAGGCGGACTTGATATTCCTAATCGCGGTAAGGTAATAATTGATAAGAGTATTTCTTGGCCTGTTGGATTTGCAGGTGGATTTCAAGGAAGCTTGAGTGCTAGAGATAATATCAAATTCATAGCTAGAATCTACGGATATAGTGGAGAAGCTTTAAAAGAAAAAATAGAATATGTAAAAGAATTTGCCGAACTTGGAGATTATTTTGATGAACCTATTAGAAGCTATTCATCAGGTATGAAAAGTAGGATTTCATTTGGTCTTAGTATGGCATTTGATTTTGACTACTATCTCATAGATGAAGCAGGTGCAGTTGGCGATAAATCATTCAAGCAAAAAAGCAGAAAAGTATATGAAGAAAAATTATCAAAATCAAAGGTAATTATGGTTTCACACGATATTAACGAAATAAAAACTTGGTGTGATAAAATAGTTTTTTTAGACAATGGAATAGCCACAATCTATGATGATGTAGATGAAGGAATTAATAAATATAAAGAAAGTTGCTAA